The following are from one region of the Paenibacillus sp. JZ16 genome:
- a CDS encoding NAD(P)-dependent oxidoreductase codes for MKNTTQSQSSVTIIGLGPMGQAMARTLLNHGYEVTLWNRTASKANELVDQGAIRASTIKEALNASEVVILSLTDYHAMYAILEKDSDSLAGKVFVNLSSDTPEKAREAAKWLAGHGASHLTGGVQVPPSGIGKPESFTFYSGPLDVFESQKELLEVLTSTDYRGEDPGLAALYYQIGMDMFWTGMLSYLHAVAVGKANGITAEQLKPHAISTMASLLQFIEFYTPRIDAGEYPGDVDRLAMGAASVEHIVHTTHDAGIDASLPEAVLEIFKRGVANGRGGDSFTSLIETFMKPADHVIEPSRASKSHL; via the coding sequence GATCATAGGCCTGGGACCGATGGGTCAAGCCATGGCACGCACGTTACTGAATCACGGTTACGAGGTCACATTGTGGAATCGCACAGCCAGTAAAGCCAATGAGCTTGTTGATCAGGGAGCAATCAGAGCGTCCACAATTAAGGAAGCCTTGAATGCAAGCGAGGTAGTCATTCTCAGTCTTACGGATTACCATGCGATGTACGCTATTCTTGAAAAGGACTCAGACAGCCTCGCCGGCAAGGTATTCGTTAATCTAAGCTCGGACACCCCGGAGAAAGCCCGGGAAGCAGCCAAATGGCTGGCCGGACATGGCGCTTCGCATCTCACAGGCGGTGTGCAGGTCCCACCGTCGGGAATCGGAAAGCCGGAGTCGTTCACCTTTTACAGCGGCCCCTTGGATGTCTTCGAGTCCCAAAAGGAGTTGCTTGAAGTGCTGACGAGTACGGATTATCGGGGTGAAGATCCTGGGCTCGCCGCACTATATTATCAGATCGGAATGGATATGTTCTGGACGGGGATGCTCAGTTATTTGCACGCTGTTGCAGTAGGCAAGGCTAACGGCATCACAGCAGAGCAATTGAAGCCTCATGCGATCAGCACGATGGCATCGCTGCTGCAATTCATTGAGTTCTATACGCCGCGCATCGATGCAGGAGAATATCCGGGGGACGTGGACCGGCTCGCCATGGGCGCTGCCAGCGTTGAACATATCGTCCATACTACACATGACGCTGGGATTGACGCTTCACTGCCTGAAGCGGTGCTGGAGATCTTTAAACGGGGGGTTGCCAATGGCCGTGGCGGGGACAGCTTTACCAGCCTGATTGAAACGTTCATGAAGCCCGCGGATCATGTCATTGAACCATCCCGTGCTTCTAAGAGTCATCTCTAA